From Actinomyces sp. oral taxon 171 str. F0337, one genomic window encodes:
- the wecC gene encoding UDP-N-acetyl-D-mannosamine dehydrogenase: MTDAAEVEVVDVAVIGLGYIGLPTAAVLARAGLDVVGVDRVRERVEAVNRGELPFLEEGLATVLAQQVEAGRLRAQTATPSARTYIIAVPTPSTGRDHVADLSLVEAATRQIVPRLTGGELIVLESTCPPGTTRALAETIGSMRPDLSTDGSGSRPQVYLSYCPERVLPGRIMTEMVTNSRVIGGLTPQAGDLARDLYATFCRGDLVLTDATTAEMTKLTENSFRDLNIAFANELALVCERVGVDVWELIDLANRHPRVSILQPGPGVGGHCIAVDPWFLVSCASEDARLIRTARQVNDSRPAHYVGRILQALEGVASPTVAVLGLTFKADVDDLRQSPALAITEQVAAAAPHARVLVAEPHAGALPPSLARWDNVRLTGCRQAVDQADVVALLVSHQEFADLDPLQLEGRRVIDATGLWRCRAPRPAG, encoded by the coding sequence ATGACTGACGCTGCTGAAGTAGAAGTAGTCGACGTCGCGGTCATCGGGCTGGGGTACATCGGCCTGCCCACGGCCGCGGTCCTGGCCCGTGCCGGGCTCGACGTCGTCGGGGTGGACCGTGTCCGGGAACGTGTCGAGGCCGTCAACCGTGGAGAGCTTCCCTTCCTCGAGGAGGGGCTGGCCACCGTGCTGGCCCAGCAGGTCGAGGCCGGCCGCCTGCGCGCCCAGACGGCGACGCCGTCGGCACGGACCTACATCATCGCGGTGCCGACCCCGTCGACGGGCCGGGACCACGTGGCCGATCTGTCTCTGGTGGAGGCCGCCACCAGGCAGATCGTCCCTCGTCTGACCGGGGGAGAGCTCATTGTCCTGGAGTCGACCTGCCCGCCCGGCACCACTCGCGCCCTGGCCGAGACGATCGGCTCGATGCGCCCGGACCTGTCAACGGACGGCAGCGGCTCACGGCCCCAGGTGTACCTGTCCTACTGCCCCGAACGCGTGCTGCCCGGCCGCATCATGACCGAGATGGTGACCAACTCCCGGGTCATCGGCGGCTTGACCCCCCAGGCCGGCGACCTGGCCCGAGACCTGTACGCCACCTTCTGCCGGGGTGACTTGGTCCTGACCGACGCCACCACCGCCGAGATGACCAAGCTGACGGAGAACTCCTTTCGCGATCTCAACATCGCCTTCGCCAATGAGCTGGCCCTCGTCTGCGAGCGGGTCGGGGTGGACGTCTGGGAGCTCATCGACCTGGCCAACCGCCATCCGCGGGTGAGCATTCTGCAGCCGGGCCCCGGGGTGGGCGGCCACTGCATCGCCGTGGACCCTTGGTTCCTGGTGTCCTGCGCTTCCGAGGATGCCCGGCTCATCCGTACGGCCCGCCAGGTCAACGACTCCCGGCCGGCCCACTACGTCGGGCGCATTCTCCAGGCGCTGGAAGGAGTGGCCTCGCCGACCGTGGCGGTGCTCGGCCTGACCTTCAAGGCCGACGTCGACGATCTGCGCCAGTCGCCCGCGCTCGCGATCACCGAGCAGGTGGCCGCTGCAGCGCCCCACGCCCGGGTCCTGGTGGCCGAGCCGCACGCCGGCGCGCTTCCACCGTCCCTGGCGCGGTGGGACAACGTTCGACTGACCGGGTGCCGGCAGGCCGTCGACCAGGCCGATGTCGTGGCGCTGCTGGTCAGCCACCAGGAGTTCGCCGATCTCGATCCGCTCCAGCTCGAGGGGCGCAGAGTCATCGACGCCACGGGGCTCTGGCGCTGCCGCGCTCCCCGACCGGCGGGTTAG
- a CDS encoding branched-chain amino acid aminotransferase yields MPETDATSTDFASTPLARAAEVPVPEADVLAGRFPLTANPSPVAEDERAAVLAGLHFGDFFTDHMAHARWRQGEGWGDYGVVPYGSLSLSPAAAVLHYGQEIFEGIKAYRHKDGSVWTFRPRYNAARLNASARRMALPELAEEDFVASLVDLVRADAAWVPSGEGESLYLRPFAFASEAFLGVRPSAVVDYYVIASPAGSYFPHGLEPVSIWVTTEYHRAGRGGTGAAKTGGNYASSLLPQQEAYEQGCDQVCFLDDISQKNIEELGGMNIMVVDAEGTVHTPRLTGTILEGSTRSAIIRLLRDSGRSVVEDTISLQGLLADIESGRVSEVFACGTAAVVVPLGRLKGEGFDARIEGSEVTRQIHDRLTAIQSGRAEDPYGWMYQLVPPRS; encoded by the coding sequence ATGCCCGAGACAGACGCCACCTCAACCGACTTCGCATCCACCCCCTTGGCTCGCGCCGCCGAGGTCCCGGTCCCGGAGGCCGATGTGCTCGCCGGTCGGTTCCCCTTGACCGCCAACCCATCACCCGTCGCTGAGGATGAACGGGCGGCAGTCCTGGCGGGTCTCCACTTCGGTGACTTCTTCACCGACCACATGGCTCACGCCCGCTGGAGGCAGGGTGAGGGATGGGGTGACTACGGCGTCGTTCCCTACGGCAGTCTCAGCCTGTCCCCGGCCGCCGCTGTGCTCCACTACGGCCAGGAGATCTTCGAGGGCATCAAGGCCTACCGGCACAAGGACGGATCGGTGTGGACCTTCCGTCCCCGCTACAACGCGGCGCGCCTCAACGCCTCCGCCCGGCGCATGGCTCTGCCCGAGCTGGCGGAGGAGGACTTCGTGGCCTCCCTGGTGGATCTGGTGCGTGCCGACGCCGCCTGGGTGCCCTCGGGTGAGGGCGAGTCCCTCTATCTGCGTCCTTTCGCCTTCGCCTCCGAGGCCTTCCTCGGCGTCCGTCCCTCCGCCGTGGTCGACTACTACGTCATCGCCTCGCCGGCGGGCTCCTACTTCCCCCACGGCCTCGAGCCCGTCTCCATCTGGGTGACCACCGAGTACCACCGAGCCGGACGTGGAGGAACAGGGGCGGCCAAGACCGGGGGCAACTACGCCTCCTCCCTGCTTCCTCAGCAGGAGGCCTACGAGCAGGGCTGCGACCAGGTTTGCTTCCTCGATGACATCTCGCAGAAGAACATCGAGGAGCTCGGTGGCATGAACATCATGGTCGTCGATGCCGAGGGGACTGTGCATACGCCGCGTCTGACCGGGACGATCCTTGAGGGCTCCACCCGCAGTGCCATCATCCGCCTGCTGCGCGACTCCGGGCGGAGCGTCGTCGAGGACACCATCAGCCTCCAGGGGCTGCTCGCGGACATCGAGTCGGGCCGGGTCAGTGAGGTCTTCGCCTGCGGAACCGCTGCCGTCGTCGTGCCTCTTGGGCGTCTCAAGGGCGAGGGGTTCGACGCCCGTATCGAGGGCAGTGAGGTCACCCGGCAGATCCACGACCGGCTCACCGCCATTCAGTCCGGCCGCGCCGAGGACCCCTACGGGTGGATGTACCAGCTCGTGCCTCCTCGTTCATAG
- a CDS encoding LCP family protein has protein sequence MTQSLLPEPGSTPIDKGDAGPASSEAETTSVRGVRSARRRPGRGWRIALLSVLAIFLVLTLATGGLALWVRHSIASGIETIADPFAGIATRAPQQKVAAGQEPAVNILVLGTDSRTSASDPSQWQEGAQRTDAIMIVQVSGDRKTVSVMSIPRDSWVEIPGHGQGKINAAYSYGGPSLTIHTVENLTGIRIDYFAVANFESFVALTDDIGGVRVNLKTPQSLAGKEFGTGAQVLNGQQALAYTRERSSLPGGDLDRVRRQQTWMRSIVSSVLTNGTLSSPTALYSFLKTASRTVAVDESFTLNQMQSLALETRHLHSNDMKFMTVPTAGTGTSVDGQSIVKLDSDADAPLFKAFAEDRVSAYLAEHPDAVELLPATVN, from the coding sequence ATGACGCAGTCCCTCCTACCAGAACCTGGAAGCACCCCGATTGACAAGGGTGATGCCGGACCAGCCTCATCAGAGGCTGAAACGACCTCAGTGCGCGGCGTGCGCAGTGCTCGACGCCGCCCCGGACGAGGATGGAGGATCGCCCTCCTCAGTGTCCTGGCGATCTTCCTGGTTCTGACCCTGGCCACAGGAGGCCTCGCTCTGTGGGTGCGCCACTCCATCGCCTCCGGCATTGAGACCATCGCCGATCCCTTCGCGGGTATTGCCACGCGTGCCCCGCAGCAGAAGGTGGCGGCCGGCCAGGAACCGGCCGTCAACATCCTGGTCCTGGGGACCGACTCGCGCACCTCCGCCTCTGACCCTTCCCAGTGGCAGGAGGGGGCCCAGCGCACGGACGCGATCATGATCGTTCAGGTCAGCGGTGACAGGAAGACTGTCTCGGTCATGTCGATCCCCCGTGACTCATGGGTGGAGATCCCCGGTCATGGCCAGGGCAAGATCAACGCCGCCTACTCCTACGGGGGCCCCTCGCTGACGATCCACACCGTGGAGAACCTCACTGGCATCCGCATCGACTACTTCGCAGTGGCGAACTTCGAGTCCTTCGTCGCGCTGACCGATGACATCGGCGGGGTGCGGGTCAACCTCAAGACGCCTCAGAGCCTCGCCGGCAAGGAATTCGGTACTGGTGCTCAGGTACTCAACGGGCAACAGGCCCTGGCCTACACCCGCGAGCGCTCCTCCCTCCCGGGCGGGGACCTCGACCGCGTCAGGCGTCAGCAGACCTGGATGCGCTCCATCGTGAGCAGTGTCCTGACCAACGGCACCCTGAGCAGCCCCACAGCGCTGTACTCGTTCCTCAAGACCGCCTCACGGACAGTCGCCGTGGACGAGTCCTTCACTCTCAACCAGATGCAGTCCCTGGCCCTGGAGACGCGTCACCTTCACAGCAACGACATGAAGTTCATGACTGTACCGACTGCCGGTACGGGAACCTCAGTGGACGGGCAGTCCATCGTCAAGCTCGACTCCGATGCGGACGCCCCCTTGTTCAAGGCCTTCGCCGAGGACCGGGTGAGCGCCTATCTCGCCGAGCACCCCGACGCCGTCGAGCTGCTTCCCGCCACGGTGAACTAG